The Ignavibacteriota bacterium genome contains a region encoding:
- a CDS encoding aminotransferase class V-fold PLP-dependent enzyme, whose translation MNNEQDFTRRNFLSMVGKGVGLAALTTSTVASLLNNLYAATKRVEMLSPEQAAMDEDFWFEIQQAFTVSRGITNLNNGGVSPSPRIVTESLIKYIWEQEDCTAYRLWQILEPQSETIRTGLADVFGCDREEIAITRNASESLETLLMGMDLKSGDEVLSTTQDYGRMLTTLRQREIREGLKLKLIQVPIAPKSLDEIAEKFADGITSKTKVILISHVINITGQITPVKQVCDLARSKGIETIVDGAHSFAHFDFKVNDIGCDYYGTSLHKWLYAPKGSGLLYVKRDKIEKIWPLMAADKTQKNDIRKFEEIGTHSAAPRLAIGEAILFHNGIGAKRKEERLRYLSRYWMNKLKDLPNVRFHTSWEANQSCAIANIEITDVDTPKLQSYLFDKHKIFTVAIMHDEFKGLRITPNVYTTLKELDRFCEVMTDVAKKGLPK comes from the coding sequence ATGAACAACGAACAAGATTTCACTCGCCGTAATTTTCTTTCCATGGTTGGTAAGGGTGTTGGGTTAGCCGCCCTGACAACTTCCACCGTCGCATCGCTGTTGAATAATCTTTACGCCGCAACAAAACGCGTTGAGATGTTGTCTCCCGAACAGGCTGCGATGGATGAAGATTTCTGGTTTGAAATTCAGCAAGCGTTTACCGTATCTCGCGGAATCACCAATCTCAACAACGGTGGTGTTTCACCTTCGCCCCGTATCGTAACGGAATCACTTATCAAATATATTTGGGAACAGGAAGATTGTACTGCATACAGATTGTGGCAAATTCTTGAACCGCAATCAGAAACCATTCGTACCGGACTTGCTGATGTGTTTGGTTGTGACAGGGAAGAAATTGCTATCACAAGAAATGCTTCCGAATCGCTTGAGACATTGTTGATGGGAATGGATTTGAAATCAGGTGATGAAGTCCTCAGCACGACGCAAGATTACGGACGCATGTTGACAACGCTTCGTCAGCGCGAGATTCGTGAAGGCTTGAAACTGAAACTGATTCAGGTTCCGATTGCTCCGAAAAGTCTGGATGAAATTGCCGAGAAGTTTGCTGACGGAATTACAAGCAAAACGAAAGTCATTCTCATTTCGCATGTCATCAACATCACGGGACAAATCACGCCGGTCAAGCAAGTATGCGACCTTGCACGCTCAAAAGGAATCGAGACGATTGTGGATGGCGCTCACTCGTTTGCTCATTTCGATTTCAAGGTAAATGATATTGGTTGCGATTATTACGGAACGAGTCTGCACAAATGGCTCTATGCACCGAAGGGAAGCGGACTGTTGTATGTGAAGCGTGACAAGATTGAAAAAATTTGGCCCCTTATGGCGGCGGATAAAACTCAGAAAAACGACATCAGAAAGTTTGAAGAAATCGGGACGCACTCAGCCGCGCCGCGCCTTGCAATCGGTGAAGCAATTCTCTTTCACAACGGTATTGGTGCAAAGCGGAAAGAAGAACGTTTGCGTTATCTCTCCCGTTACTGGATGAACAAACTCAAAGATTTGCCGAACGTTCGTTTCCATACTTCGTGGGAAGCAAATCAATCGTGCGCAATTGCCAATATTGAAATTACAGATGTTGATACTCCAAAACTTCAGAGTTATCTTTTCGACAAGCACAAAATTTTCACCGTTGCCATCATGCACGACGAGTTCAAAGGACTCCGTATCACACCGAATGTTTACACAACACTGAAGGAACTCGACCGCTTTTGTGAGGTGATGACGGATGTGGCGAAGAAAGGTTTGCCGAAATAA
- a CDS encoding DNA adenine methylase: protein MNGSINSPFRYAGGKFYARKLILEHVPPHVAYIEPFAGGASIFFAKAKADFNQLNDIDKELINVYLTIRDKPEQLVDMLKVRLGSETNIPSKLTKGIEIGEPLPATKELHGFFKNEFQPHSDLEKALRWFYLNRTSYSGIMNSQNMYWGYGDQFSMQPKNWPQNIFRTSKKLQNVCLTSNDFEEIIDDAPDGAFLFVDPPYFNADQDKFYQYAFSKEDHYRLERCVRRNNERLFLFLTYDNTLEVRQLYGWMKEIHDKEWNYCIQRTDDQKNGTQRKGERYKGKELFILNYHSRLMNSDIRFSFAFEDDEVAVSR from the coding sequence ATGAACGGATCGATAAATAGTCCTTTTCGATATGCCGGGGGAAAATTTTATGCAAGGAAACTTATCCTTGAGCATGTCCCACCCCATGTTGCTTACATTGAACCTTTTGCAGGAGGGGCAAGCATTTTTTTTGCAAAAGCCAAGGCTGATTTTAATCAACTCAATGATATAGATAAGGAACTTATTAACGTGTATCTTACGATTAGAGATAAACCCGAACAATTGGTCGATATGCTGAAAGTAAGGTTAGGATCAGAAACTAACATCCCTTCCAAACTTACAAAAGGAATTGAAATAGGAGAACCGTTACCAGCTACTAAAGAACTACATGGATTTTTTAAAAATGAGTTTCAACCACATAGTGACTTGGAAAAAGCATTGCGGTGGTTTTACTTGAATAGGACATCATATAGCGGAATTATGAATTCCCAAAATATGTATTGGGGTTATGGAGATCAGTTTTCCATGCAACCTAAAAACTGGCCACAAAATATTTTCAGAACCAGTAAGAAACTACAAAATGTATGTCTTACAAGTAATGACTTCGAAGAAATTATTGATGATGCACCAGACGGGGCATTTCTGTTTGTTGACCCTCCCTATTTTAATGCAGACCAAGACAAATTTTATCAATATGCTTTTTCAAAGGAAGATCATTATCGTTTGGAGAGATGTGTAAGAAGAAACAATGAACGATTATTCTTATTTCTGACATACGATAATACTTTAGAAGTAAGACAACTTTACGGATGGATGAAAGAAATACATGATAAAGAATGGAATTATTGTATTCAAAGAACAGACGATCAAAAAAATGGAACACAACGGAAGGGAGAACGTTACAAAGGAAAAGAACTTTTCATTCTGAATTATCATTCAAGATTAATGAATTCAGATATTCGTTTCAGTTTCGCCTTTGAGGATGATGAAGTTGCCGTCTCTCGTTAA
- a CDS encoding helix-turn-helix transcriptional regulator, with translation MKQNNKYLVLVGNQIREIRKRKGFSQEQLALDAEIDRSYLGGIERGERNVSLLTLVKLARCLECDVAAFTKGMPDDD, from the coding sequence ATGAAACAGAATAATAAATACCTTGTACTTGTAGGAAACCAAATTCGCGAAATTAGAAAAAGAAAGGGTTTTTCTCAGGAACAGCTTGCTTTAGATGCAGAAATAGACAGATCGTATCTTGGCGGCATAGAAAGAGGAGAAAGAAATGTTAGCCTCTTAACACTTGTAAAATTAGCGCGATGTTTAGAATGCGATGTAGCTGCATTCACTAAAGGGATGCCAGATGACGACTGA
- a CDS encoding DinB family protein produces MKFNLDEAIAVLSNTSDTLHDLLQGLPKELVTTNEGENTFSVFDIVGHLVHGEDTDWIPRAKVILAQGENRTFEPYDRFAQFTRFKDNTLDELLVMFSEKRKQNLVTLKSWNLTPEHLALKGKHPALGEVTLQQLLATWVVHDLSHISQMMRVMAKQYSDEVGAWKEYLSILKH; encoded by the coding sequence ATGAAATTCAATTTAGACGAAGCAATCGCAGTGTTGAGCAACACGTCTGATACACTTCACGATTTACTTCAAGGATTACCAAAAGAATTGGTAACGACAAACGAAGGCGAAAACACATTCAGCGTGTTTGATATTGTCGGACATCTGGTTCACGGAGAAGATACGGATTGGATTCCGCGAGCGAAGGTTATACTTGCTCAGGGAGAAAACAGAACGTTCGAGCCATACGACAGGTTTGCACAGTTCACTCGTTTCAAAGATAACACTCTCGATGAATTGCTTGTAATGTTTTCAGAAAAGAGAAAACAAAATCTAGTTACACTCAAATCATGGAATCTTACTCCCGAACACTTAGCGCTAAAAGGAAAACATCCCGCGCTTGGAGAAGTTACGCTTCAACAACTACTCGCAACTTGGGTTGTCCACGACCTGAGCCACATCAGCCAGATGATGCGGGTGATGGCGAAACAGTACTCAGATGAAGTTGGAGCGTGGAAGGAGTATCTTTCGATACTAAAACATTGA
- a CDS encoding beta galactosidase jelly roll domain-containing protein: MNFIIILLICLSVHEAKAENWKQLFGLRGEWKIELGDDMKRAEQHYDDSKWENIYAPSPWEDEGFPGYDGYAWYRKHFKSSSDWEKKTLALHLGNIDDVDEVYLNGQLIGSHGVFPPDYVTAYSEVRVYTFSSAYLSPDGDNVIAIRVYDRELSGGIMRGRLGVYEDVDAIQLNVQLSAAWKFKTGDSANWKEPHYNDSQWDKIIVPSFWEAHGYKEYDGFGWYRIKFKVPSNLPEQRLILLLGKIDDFDEAFLNGMKIGSTGNMKSRDEQIPGSDAYLQLRSYIIPSEVLRANQENVLAVRVYDGFKDGGMYTGPIGIVTRDKFTKWQKRNKSPESIFDWLFR; encoded by the coding sequence ATGAACTTTATCATCATACTCCTCATTTGCTTATCAGTACATGAAGCCAAAGCAGAAAACTGGAAACAGTTGTTCGGTTTGCGCGGCGAATGGAAGATTGAACTCGGTGATGATATGAAACGTGCAGAACAGCATTACGATGACAGTAAATGGGAAAACATTTATGCACCTTCTCCATGGGAAGATGAAGGTTTTCCCGGATACGATGGCTACGCCTGGTATAGAAAACATTTCAAATCATCTTCCGATTGGGAGAAAAAAACATTAGCGCTTCACCTTGGAAATATTGACGACGTTGACGAAGTCTATCTCAACGGACAACTCATCGGTTCTCATGGAGTGTTCCCCCCGGATTATGTAACGGCTTACAGCGAGGTGAGAGTTTACACGTTTTCATCAGCGTATCTTAGTCCGGACGGTGATAACGTAATTGCAATACGTGTGTATGACCGGGAATTAAGCGGCGGTATTATGCGTGGTCGTCTCGGTGTATATGAAGATGTTGATGCCATTCAACTGAATGTACAACTTTCTGCTGCATGGAAATTCAAAACGGGCGATAGCGCAAACTGGAAAGAACCGCACTATAACGATAGTCAATGGGATAAAATTATCGTCCCGTCATTCTGGGAAGCCCATGGCTATAAAGAGTATGACGGATTTGGTTGGTATCGGATAAAATTTAAAGTTCCCTCGAATCTGCCCGAGCAACGATTGATTTTACTTCTTGGAAAAATTGATGACTTCGATGAAGCGTTTCTGAACGGAATGAAAATAGGAAGCACGGGAAACATGAAATCAAGGGATGAACAAATTCCGGGTTCGGATGCCTATCTTCAATTACGCTCGTACATCATTCCCTCCGAGGTTCTCCGCGCAAATCAGGAAAATGTTCTTGCCGTGCGGGTGTACGATGGATTTAAAGATGGAGGAATGTATACAGGACCAATCGGAATTGTCACGCGGGATAAATTCACCAAGTGGCAGAAAAGAAACAAAAGCCCAGAGAGTATTTTTGATTGGTTGTTTCGGTAG
- a CDS encoding response regulator transcription factor translates to MATILIVEDDPKMLAGLKDNLEIDGYDVDTATDGETGLKKILQNNYHLILLDVMLPKVSGLDVVKRSREQGIATPIIMLTAKSEEIDKVLGLELGADDYITKPFSLRELLARVKAVLRRNESSGSHQEMKKVTIGKLSVDFSTYNATRNNKPVDMTPKEFEILKYLWQNKNQTVSREQLLTNVWGYDESISTRTVDNFILKLRQKIEEKPDTHRYILTIHGIGYKLVV, encoded by the coding sequence ATGGCAACCATTCTTATTGTTGAAGACGACCCGAAGATGCTGGCTGGATTAAAAGATAATTTAGAGATTGACGGTTACGATGTTGACACTGCAACCGACGGCGAGACGGGATTGAAAAAAATACTTCAGAACAACTATCATTTGATTCTTCTTGATGTGATGCTTCCAAAAGTTTCGGGATTGGATGTCGTGAAGCGAAGTCGTGAACAAGGGATTGCAACGCCAATCATTATGCTCACGGCTAAAAGCGAAGAGATTGATAAAGTGCTCGGATTGGAACTTGGCGCGGATGATTATATCACGAAGCCGTTCAGTCTTCGCGAATTACTTGCACGAGTGAAGGCGGTTCTTCGGAGAAACGAATCTTCCGGCTCTCATCAGGAAATGAAAAAAGTAACTATCGGAAAATTATCGGTTGATTTTTCTACGTACAATGCAACCCGCAATAACAAGCCTGTTGATATGACACCGAAAGAATTCGAAATCCTCAAGTATTTGTGGCAGAATAAAAATCAAACCGTCAGCAGAGAACAGTTGTTGACGAACGTGTGGGGATACGATGAATCCATCAGTACAAGAACGGTAGATAATTTTATTCTGAAGTTACGGCAAAAGATTGAAGAGAAACCCGATACGCACAGGTATATTCTGACAATTCATGGAATCGGTTACAAACTTGTTGTTTAG
- a CDS encoding HAMP domain-containing histidine kinase — protein MKETGALKKLFLILLLVVLLPALFYSGYELNTMSRSEELIATIYRQQLDMILFSLNQYALDVANNWASSIGILFNEHIESKPDSLKNVIEKFLGKNSAIQSLMFSDVSLTTNILFSTSGNRSLPIDTTLVQTLRSNKEKIERLLRYQQVEYRKLEPIEIESGNRNTSLALLFVTNDVSENQTVVTIVLDEQTFIREILSAKLREAATEEFVLAISKEGTQEPVYSTSPIQTNELKQNKQLWIFPNYYLGITLKGETIEELTQARFNRNLVLVLLLDVVLIAGVWIVYNNIRRQMQFVRLKSDFVSNVSHELRTPLSLIRMYAETLEMNRIGQEEKKREYYSTILQETERLTRLVNNILDFSKMEAGKKQYTMQETDLNEIVSALLDTYRFHLQSEGFELMIQLQSSLPPLLADKESISEAIANILDNAIKYSDSKKFVRITTGSNEKTTFLEIEDHGIGIATEHHKKSSKIFIA, from the coding sequence GTGAAAGAAACCGGCGCACTCAAGAAACTTTTTCTTATTCTCCTGCTCGTTGTCCTGTTGCCAGCGTTATTTTATTCAGGATATGAGTTAAACACCATGAGCAGAAGCGAGGAACTCATTGCAACAATCTACCGGCAGCAACTCGACATGATTCTTTTTTCCCTCAACCAGTACGCACTGGATGTTGCCAACAATTGGGCAAGCTCCATTGGGATTCTTTTCAATGAACATATAGAATCAAAACCTGATTCTCTGAAGAATGTCATCGAAAAATTCTTAGGAAAGAATTCTGCAATACAGTCTTTGATGTTTTCCGATGTTTCCCTAACGACAAATATTCTTTTCTCAACATCAGGAAACCGTAGTTTGCCCATTGATACTACGTTAGTTCAGACTCTTCGTTCAAACAAAGAAAAAATTGAACGCCTCCTTCGTTATCAGCAAGTTGAGTATCGAAAACTGGAACCCATCGAAATAGAATCGGGGAACAGAAACACATCGCTCGCACTTCTCTTTGTAACAAACGATGTTTCGGAAAATCAGACAGTCGTTACAATCGTTCTTGACGAGCAAACATTCATTCGCGAAATTCTCTCTGCCAAACTCCGGGAAGCCGCGACGGAGGAATTCGTTCTTGCAATTTCAAAAGAGGGAACGCAAGAGCCTGTCTATTCTACGTCTCCGATTCAAACGAATGAATTGAAACAAAACAAACAACTCTGGATTTTTCCGAATTATTATCTCGGCATAACGCTGAAAGGTGAAACGATTGAAGAATTGACGCAAGCCCGGTTCAACCGCAATCTCGTGTTAGTCCTTTTGCTCGATGTGGTGCTGATTGCCGGAGTCTGGATTGTTTATAACAACATTCGCCGCCAGATGCAATTTGTCCGGTTGAAATCCGACTTTGTCTCGAACGTTTCCCATGAACTGAGAACTCCGCTTTCACTTATTCGCATGTATGCAGAGACGCTGGAGATGAACCGAATCGGGCAAGAAGAAAAAAAACGGGAATATTATTCTACAATTCTTCAGGAGACAGAACGATTGACCCGACTTGTCAATAATATTTTAGATTTTTCTAAAATGGAAGCGGGGAAAAAGCAATACACTATGCAGGAGACCGACCTGAACGAAATTGTTTCCGCGCTTCTTGATACGTATAGATTTCATCTCCAATCGGAGGGCTTTGAGTTAATGATACAACTGCAATCATCTCTTCCCCCCTTGCTCGCCGATAAGGAAAGTATCTCCGAAGCGATTGCAAACATTCTTGACAACGCAATCAAGTACAGCGACTCAAAAAAATTCGTCCGCATTACAACCGGCTCAAACGAGAAAACCACATTTCTTGAAATCGAAGACCATGGAATCGGGATCGCGACAGAACATCACAAAAAATCTTCGAAAATTTTTATCGCGTAA
- a CDS encoding T9SS type A sorting domain-containing protein, whose translation MPTSYTTIQSAILTASNGDTVLVDNGLYSENINYRGKNIVVASRYIFTHNQLDILNTVIFGGNPVYSDTASCVLIISGEDSTAVLEGFTLTGGTGTNWKDEHGTTPYVEGGGILIQYSSPTIQNNRIINNEAIRMFPNSRSAGGGAIRSGDSNPHILNNYIGSNKGMYGGGIVLNYSGAIIKNNVLENNSVFQAVAGAPTFGGGGIWTVGASSTPKIFENNTIVGNSSSGTGSTLAGRGGGILISGIVEMTNNIVWGNSQTTGTQVSVGGTSTVTASYNDVEGGIAGTGNINQDPMFGDSDFHLADGSPCIDAGNPDGIYNDPTDSGSSSVAQSFSKGTVRNDIGAFGGPGRTADVIPISINAETGGSIVPVPSPSLWFDMLYVPVGSNQTFMIVSVENYIIKNVYANGTPLGKISSYTFTNVRAEQSLSATFERAYTITASAGEHGSVSPSGDVIVLDGEDQTFTFNPERGYKVDSLFVDDVLTDNSSSYSFTNVSSRHTLRVTFMFDSSYVGTYRSFRPDSIAFDKDNIGKQGKIVKKKADKVEFKFKLTAPKTSALTLKFTMKTSGAITRGESKTDTLFSWSNLAQVTTYTPLDSGTIVQVDGIGFKGKAIKASYGWATLPKTIKGNVSDSSFSKNLLRLPMPNRINVLYELFAQNAFGGPLLAGFPMPDNAKQFAWVSHAKYDDIMKSLYDKTTGVHLGTAKNFDMLSSSKPLVGMYKSLPPTKHNNKLFANLLALKVSIAASALQATPAGFGELIYDDGTSNPLNGKMVNEVARLADSMLSARSIVSSFRSKAQYDAAYGYANLDTVINNILSAFEGAIDTTDGGFSSSLSLTGTKQLLEVPFLKSNPAVLPARIIPRSDFFDELPGEFALYQNYPNPFNPSTLLSFVIGQSSLVSLKIFNMLGQEVATLLNNEQMEEGEYEIPFNAFNLPSGVYFYRINVESVDEEGMKQTFTDTKKLMLLR comes from the coding sequence GTGCCAACATCGTACACAACAATTCAATCAGCAATCCTTACGGCGTCGAACGGCGATACCGTGCTGGTTGATAACGGTTTGTACTCGGAAAACATCAACTACCGCGGCAAAAACATTGTTGTCGCAAGCCGATACATTTTCACACACAATCAACTGGACATTTTGAACACGGTCATCTTCGGCGGCAATCCGGTCTATTCCGATACTGCAAGTTGCGTTCTCATTATTTCAGGAGAAGATTCAACCGCGGTGCTGGAAGGTTTTACCTTGACAGGAGGAACCGGAACTAACTGGAAGGATGAACACGGAACGACTCCCTATGTTGAAGGGGGTGGAATTCTCATACAATATTCATCGCCAACAATTCAAAATAACCGCATCATCAACAACGAAGCAATCCGGATGTTTCCGAACAGCAGAAGCGCAGGCGGCGGGGCAATCCGTTCAGGCGATAGTAACCCGCACATCCTGAACAATTACATAGGCTCAAATAAAGGAATGTACGGCGGCGGTATTGTTCTCAATTACAGCGGCGCAATTATTAAAAATAATGTTCTCGAAAATAATTCTGTCTTTCAGGCAGTTGCGGGAGCTCCCACATTTGGCGGAGGAGGAATCTGGACTGTCGGCGCATCATCTACTCCAAAAATATTTGAGAATAACACTATCGTTGGAAATTCATCGAGCGGGACCGGAAGTACACTCGCGGGAAGAGGCGGCGGAATTCTCATCAGCGGAATTGTAGAAATGACCAATAACATTGTTTGGGGAAATTCACAAACCACCGGCACACAAGTTTCTGTCGGCGGAACCTCTACTGTCACAGCTTCTTACAACGATGTCGAAGGCGGAATTGCAGGGACGGGAAACATCAATCAAGACCCGATGTTTGGTGATTCGGATTTTCATCTCGCTGACGGCTCGCCTTGCATAGATGCAGGAAATCCTGATGGGATTTATAACGATCCTACAGACTCCGGTTCTTCTTCGGTTGCTCAATCATTCTCAAAAGGAACTGTGCGAAATGATATAGGTGCATTTGGCGGACCAGGAAGAACTGCGGACGTAATTCCGATTTCGATAAATGCAGAAACTGGCGGCTCAATTGTTCCTGTTCCGTCTCCTTCACTCTGGTTTGATATGCTGTATGTTCCTGTTGGAAGTAATCAGACCTTTATGATAGTTTCTGTAGAAAACTATATCATAAAAAATGTTTATGCGAATGGAACTCCGCTTGGAAAAATTTCTTCTTATACATTTACGAATGTCCGAGCGGAACAGTCTCTCTCTGCAACGTTTGAACGGGCATACACAATCACAGCCTCAGCAGGCGAGCATGGAAGCGTCTCACCATCGGGCGATGTGATTGTCCTTGATGGAGAAGATCAAACATTTACATTCAACCCGGAACGAGGATACAAAGTTGACAGTCTCTTCGTTGACGATGTCTTGACAGATAATTCTTCATCGTATTCATTCACAAACGTTTCCAGCAGACACACGCTTCGGGTTACATTCATGTTCGATTCTTCGTATGTTGGAACTTACCGGAGTTTCCGACCAGACAGCATTGCATTCGATAAAGACAACATCGGAAAGCAAGGAAAGATTGTGAAGAAGAAAGCGGATAAAGTCGAATTCAAATTCAAACTGACGGCACCCAAAACATCGGCATTAACGTTAAAGTTTACAATGAAAACTTCCGGCGCGATTACACGCGGAGAATCGAAAACAGATACATTGTTCTCTTGGAGTAATCTTGCGCAGGTGACAACTTATACACCTCTCGATAGCGGAACAATCGTTCAGGTTGATGGAATCGGGTTCAAAGGAAAAGCAATCAAAGCATCATACGGTTGGGCGACATTGCCTAAAACAATAAAAGGAAATGTTTCAGATTCTTCATTCTCAAAAAATCTTCTTCGGCTCCCGATGCCGAATCGTATCAATGTTCTGTATGAACTGTTCGCACAGAACGCATTTGGTGGTCCCTTGCTTGCTGGATTTCCTATGCCTGATAATGCAAAACAATTCGCGTGGGTGAGCCATGCAAAATACGACGACATTATGAAATCCTTGTACGATAAAACAACCGGCGTTCATTTGGGAACTGCAAAAAATTTTGATATGTTGTCATCATCGAAGCCGCTCGTTGGAATGTACAAATCACTCCCGCCAACGAAGCACAATAACAAATTGTTTGCAAATCTTCTTGCGCTCAAAGTCAGTATCGCCGCAAGCGCTCTTCAAGCCACACCAGCAGGTTTTGGAGAGTTGATCTATGATGATGGCACGTCTAATCCACTTAATGGGAAGATGGTTAACGAAGTTGCCAGACTTGCCGACTCGATGCTGAGCGCAAGAAGTATTGTTTCATCCTTCCGCAGCAAAGCGCAGTACGATGCTGCGTACGGGTATGCAAATCTTGATACTGTCATCAATAATATACTCTCTGCATTTGAAGGCGCCATTGACACCACTGACGGCGGATTCAGTTCTTCTCTTTCATTGACAGGCACAAAGCAACTGCTCGAAGTCCCTTTTCTGAAATCCAATCCGGCAGTTCTTCCGGCAAGAATAATTCCGCGCTCAGATTTTTTCGATGAATTGCCAGGTGAGTTTGCATTGTATCAGAACTACCCAAACCCCTTTAATCCTTCAACGCTGTTGTCATTTGTCATTGGTCAATCGTCATTAGTATCTTTAAAAATATTCAACATGCTTGGACAGGAAGTTGCAACGCTTCTCAATAACGAACAGATGGAAGAAGGAGAATACGAAATACCCTTCAATGCTTTCAATCTTCCGAGCGGTGTATATTTTTATCGCATCAATGTTGAATCGGTTGACGAGGAGGGAATGAAACAAACATTCACTGATACAAAGAAACTCATGCTTCTCAGATAA
- a CDS encoding response regulator transcription factor produces MNIRTLIVDDEPLAREGIRLLLQKETDISIVGECGNGMQAVQTIQTTEIDLLFLDIQMPEMDGFEVLSSIPQHRMPLVVFVTAYDQFALKAFKVHALNYLLKPYSDKEFFDVLHHAKEYLRLKSVEPLTNRLRELLQDISQPSPAQIADRTSHIEYLSRIAVTLKGNIIPIPVDEIIWFEAADYYVNIHTQTKSYLLRETLSNLEEKLDPNVFIRIHRSVMVRISAIKEIRPFFEGESFVLLHNGTKLKLGKTYKQKLKAFMHFPT; encoded by the coding sequence ATGAACATACGAACGCTCATTGTTGATGATGAACCTCTGGCGCGGGAAGGCATCCGTCTGCTTCTTCAAAAAGAGACGGATATTTCCATCGTTGGCGAGTGCGGGAACGGAATGCAAGCAGTTCAGACAATACAAACAACAGAAATTGACCTGCTCTTTCTCGATATACAAATGCCGGAGATGGACGGTTTCGAAGTTCTCTCCTCCATCCCACAACACCGGATGCCGCTCGTTGTGTTCGTTACCGCGTACGACCAGTTTGCGCTGAAAGCGTTCAAAGTCCACGCGCTCAATTATCTCCTCAAGCCATATTCCGACAAAGAGTTTTTCGATGTTCTTCATCATGCAAAAGAATACCTGCGACTGAAATCAGTCGAGCCGCTGACAAACCGGTTGCGGGAATTGTTACAGGATATTTCTCAACCATCCCCGGCTCAAATCGCAGATCGCACATCACACATCGAATATCTATCACGCATCGCCGTCACCCTGAAAGGAAATATCATCCCGATTCCTGTTGATGAAATCATCTGGTTCGAGGCGGCTGATTATTATGTGAACATTCACACGCAGACAAAATCATACTTGCTTCGCGAAACGCTCTCCAACCTTGAAGAGAAACTTGACCCGAATGTGTTCATCCGAATTCATCGCTCGGTCATGGTTCGCATCAGCGCCATTAAAGAAATCCGTCCGTTCTTCGAGGGGGAATCGTTCGTCCTTCTTCACAACGGAACAAAATTGAAACTCGGGAAAACCTACAAACAAAAATTGAAAGCGTTCATGCACTTCCCGACGTGA